A region from the Haemorhous mexicanus isolate bHaeMex1 chromosome 12, bHaeMex1.pri, whole genome shotgun sequence genome encodes:
- the PSMD7 gene encoding 26S proteasome non-ATPase regulatory subunit 7, with amino-acid sequence MPELAVDRVVVHPLVLLSVVDHFNRIGKVGNQKRVVGVLLGSWQKKILDVSNSFAVPFDEDDKDDTVWFLDHDYLENMYGMFKKVNARERIVGWYHTGPKLHKNDIAINELMKRYCPNSVLVIIDVKPKDLGLPTEAYISVEEVHDDGTPTSKTFEHVTSEIGAEEAEEVGVEHLLRDIKDTTVGTLSQRITNQVHGLKGLNSKLLDIRSYLEKVALGKLPINHQIIYHLQDVFNLLPDVNLQEFVKAFYLKTNDQMVVVYLASLIRSVVALHNLINNKIANRDAEKKEGQEKEESKKERKDEKEKDKEKSDGKKEEKKEKK; translated from the exons ATGCCGGAGCTGGCCGTGGACAGGGTGGTCGTGCACCCGCTGGTGCTGCTCAGCGTCGTCGATCACTTCAACAG aaTAGGAAAAGTGGGAAATCAGAAGCGAGTGGTTGGAGtgctgctgggctcctggcagaAGAAGATCCTGGATGTGTCCAATAGTTTTGCAG TACCCTTTGATGAGGATGACAAGGATGATACCGTGTGGTTCCTGGACCATGACTATCTGGAGAACATGTATGGAATGTTTAAGAAGGTCAATG CCAGAGAAAGAATCGTGGGGTGGTACCACACGGGCCCCAAGCTGCACAAGAACGACATCGCCATCAACGAACTGATGAAGAGATACTGCCCCAACTCT GTGCTGGTGATCATTGATGTGAAGCCAAAGGACTTGGGGCTGCCCACAGAAGCCTACATCTCCGTGGAAGAGGTCCATGAT GATGGCACCCCGACTTCCAAGACCTTTGAGCACGTGACGAGCGAGATTGGTGCTGAGGAGGCCGAGGAAGTGGGTGTGGAGCACCTGCTGAG GGACATCAAGGACACCACGGTGGGCACGCTGTCCCAGCGGATCACAAACCAGGTCCATGGCTTGAAGGGACTGAACTCCAAGCTTCTGGACATCAGGAGCTACCTAGAAAAAGTGGCCCTGGGCAAGCTCCCCATCAACCACCAGATCATCTACCACCTCCAGGACGTGTTCAACCTGCTCCCAGACGTGAACCTGCAGGAGTTTGTCAAGGCCTTTTACCTGAAGACCAACGACCAGATGGTGGTGGTGTACCTGGCCTCGCTCATCCGCTCCGTTGTGGCCCTCCACAACCTCATCAACAACAAGATTGCCAACAGGGACGCggagaagaaggaaggacaggaaaaagaagaaagtaaaaaggagaggaaagatgagaaggagaaggacaagGAGAAGAGTGATGgcaagaaagaggagaaaaaggagaagaagtAA